In Corylus avellana chromosome ca8, CavTom2PMs-1.0, the genomic stretch ATGCTCTAACGACACCGTTCTGAAGTTTCGCAACATCGATGAACAAAAAGGTAAAAGGTAGaatctcaaaaattttaataggATAAAATCCTCTGCATAATAAACCTAATTCATCCTGCGGATGAGCTCATTGATGTAAACTTCACGATTTCCAGCATCACCTCCTTCAACATAGtgatttctcttcttcttcatacCACCCAGTGGTGCCTTGAGCTTGAATGGCCATAAGAAATTGTTTGCCTCCTTGAAATGGGGTCCAACAGTCAAAATCTCATGGATGAGATCTTCCATGCAAATAATTCCATGCTTACCCAAAGCCTGTGATTGCAAGTCAAAATGTTAAGCAACAAATGGTACGTTTCATGATAACTGTTATACGATTGCTATATAACTTTATAATGTGGcagtaaaaattgaaaagatataTTTATATCTGCTGCTGTATCATCTCAGTTGTAtaataatctattaaataacattactatttAATCTATACGCCACAAACCTGTTCGATAATCGAATTGTCAGTCAAAGCAATTCTTTGCTTGTTAAGTTTACCATATCCCCTTTTGTAAATCAATTCTCTGACACTCTTCAAATTGGGATACCtgaaattatatactttatattAACAAGACATTGAGCATAAGAGAAGCTCTAGATAGCCTCCACAGATTGCGcattagaaagaaaaacagTAGGAAAGATAAATGCATACCCATAGGTCACATATGGCTCAACTCTGTGCAGCATATTCACTGTCGCTTTGTTTACTTTCAGAAAGACACCATTGAATATCTGCAACCACCAAAGGTAGATAATTGAATACAACTATCTTTCTTTTGAAACAAATATTTGAGAAGTACACAATGAAAAGGAGATAAGTTCTACAAGAAGGCTAACTCCTGAAATATGCGTACTGAATGGAAATAGCAGGCCACTGAAAATTCAGTGACGAGGGGATCACCTCCCTATGAACTTGAAAATAGAATCAAAATAGGGAACAGAGAGAGGTTGCAGGTGAAAGAAAATGACCTAGGACATCTTGAAGAAtctaaataacaataaaaagaagACTCTTGAAGTTAAACACAATCATCAAGTCATCTTTCCAGAGCAGTCTACACAAAGAAAATCATAATGCATTGCACAAAGACCCAAAATATCATCCATTCTATAGATGGAAACCAAACATGAGCAGACATTCCCCTACAAGCCCAGATCCCTCAAAAGGACTAAATCATTCTTACCATTCTATCCAACAAGAGAACAGAACAAATAGGCCATGACTAACTAAGTGTGGCGATGAATCCACAACCGAACAGGTCTACCCAAAGACACTCTTCCAttagttaatttaataatatttgtgaaaAAGGAATCTACAAATGTTAACCAAGTGAGTatcgttattattattatttttttataacgtaggagaactttacttaagattaattgcacgtcgcaaacgcatactgtacaacaatcctcaccgttaatcaaactcctacgagTAATTGACCTTACCCGCCAGAACTAGTTACCAGGTAATCCAGGAGCTTTCAACCCTGACGGGTtaagcagtttatcctcatgcccaGGGAGTATCATTATAATTCTTAAAAATACGTATGGATCTGACAGCTACATAATCagtatataaaatactaaaaaaatgcaCATTTGAAAATTTACTGATTCAAACTCATTTTCCATATATACATAAGCAAAAGTATTACTGCAAATACCACGATAGACTAGAGAAATGAGTCTAACAAAATAGTCGACAGAGGGAAATATCAATTTCTCAACCTTCTTTCATAAGGAATGGGTAAATCCACAGAATACCAGTTCTAGAGGCCATGAACAAAGCAATATAGCTTTCTTATTCTATGGGTGCTGATGGTTCCACCTATTTGTTCAATTAAGACACCCAAACAGATGATAACCACAACAGCCCAAGATGACAAGCAAAGAACTCATTCTGTAGCATACATGCCAGAAAAGTGCCATTTCTAGAAATTCAAATGATAAGTAGGACATCCCAAGTTGTTCCAACAACTCTTAGGCCACAccagaaaattaaaaatctcaAGAAAAAAGCGCATAGACTTCAGTTGATTATGGTTGGGtgaaaaattaatagttttctGTTTGCAAAATTATGCAGAATTACtgaactaaaaaagaaaattacaaaagcaACCTTATATAATCTATTATAGCATGCACACAAGTCAATAGATAACCATAACTCAACCGGAAA encodes the following:
- the LOC132190049 gene encoding large ribosomal subunit protein uL30y-like, with amino-acid sequence MGVEEAKGGPVVPESVLKKQKRNEEWALAKKQDLEAAKKKRVENGKLIYKRAKLYAKEYDEKQMELIRLKREAKLKGGFYVDPEAKLLFIIRIRGINAMDPKSRKILQLLRLRQIFNGVFLKVNKATVNMLHRVEPYVTYGYPNLKSVRELIYKRGYGKLNKQRIALTDNSIIEQALGKHGIICMEDLIHEILTVGPHFKEANNFLWPFKLKAPLGGMKKKRNHYVEGGDAGNREVYINELIRRMN